From a single Wenzhouxiangella sp. XN24 genomic region:
- the ccmA gene encoding cytochrome c biogenesis heme-transporting ATPase CcmA translates to MSAAAPGVLLEGQGLELWRGERRLFTGVSFELRAGELLHVVGPNGCGKTSLLRVLCGLTLPETGEVMWRGRKLLRNRADFHASTCYLGHRESLKADLTAEENLVFQLGLRVSLTAADVDAALDRVGLTRQRGVPARSLSAGQKRRVSLARALASRAKLWVLDEPYTNLDVHGRELVDQMMSEHLERDGLVLLVAHQAHGVGAGVTRRLELG, encoded by the coding sequence ATGAGTGCCGCCGCGCCCGGCGTGCTGCTGGAAGGCCAGGGGCTCGAGCTCTGGCGCGGCGAGCGCCGCCTGTTCACCGGTGTCAGCTTCGAATTGCGCGCCGGTGAATTGCTGCACGTCGTCGGACCCAACGGTTGCGGCAAGACCAGCCTGCTGCGCGTGCTGTGCGGACTGACCCTGCCGGAGACCGGCGAGGTCATGTGGCGCGGCAGGAAACTGTTGCGCAATCGCGCGGATTTTCACGCCAGCACCTGTTACCTGGGCCACCGCGAGAGCCTCAAGGCCGATCTCACTGCCGAGGAGAACCTCGTCTTCCAGCTGGGCCTGCGGGTTTCGTTGACGGCGGCCGATGTTGATGCGGCCCTCGATCGGGTCGGCCTGACGCGGCAGCGCGGCGTGCCCGCCCGCAGCCTGTCGGCCGGGCAGAAGCGGCGCGTGTCGCTGGCGCGGGCGCTCGCCAGCCGCGCCAAGCTGTGGGTGCTGGACGAGCCCTATACGAACCTCGACGTGCACGGCCGGGAGCTGGTGGACCAGATGATGAGCGAACATCTCGAGCGGGACGGGCTGGTGCTGCTGGTGGCGCACCAGGCGCACGGCGTCGGTGCCGGTGTCACGCGGCGCCTGGAGCTGGGC
- a CDS encoding propionyl-CoA synthetase, whose product MGYKEVYEQSIREPEKFWADAARNISWEAPWSKVLDDRNPPLYRWFPDAQLNTCYNALDRHVDAGHGSQVALIYDSPVTGTKARFSYRELRDRVARLAGGLAGLGVTKGDRVILYMPMVPEAVIGMLACARIGAIHSVVFGGFAARELATRIDDAKPKVILSASCGIEVSRVIPYKPLLDEAIGIAAHQPDRCVILARPEARSELKNGRDLDWAELEAESTPADCVPVAATDPLYILYTSGTTGIPKGVVRDNGGHAVALAWSMSNVYGVQPGEVFWAASDVGWVVGHSYIVYAPLLHRCTTVLYEGKPVGTPDAGAFWRVIEEHGVSVMFTAPTAFRAIKRDDSEGEFIKRYDLGRLRALFLAGERCDPDTLQWASDKLGIPVVDHWWQTETGWPIAANCLGIEQLPIKPGSPTRAVPGYDVRVLGDDGKEVADGDIGSIMIRLPMPPGTLPTLWGDDRRYIESYLSAYPGWYLTGDAGYRDADGYLWIMSRIDDIINTAGHRLSTGAMEEALAAHQDVAEAAVIGAQDTLKGELPVGLVVLKSNVSRSHDEIKAELIRMVRDRIGPVASFKKVAIVDRLPKTRSGKVLRATMRKIADGKDYAVPATIDDPLILDEVTDALKSIGYGK is encoded by the coding sequence ATGGGATACAAAGAAGTCTATGAGCAATCCATCCGCGAGCCCGAGAAATTCTGGGCGGACGCGGCGCGCAACATCAGCTGGGAAGCCCCGTGGAGCAAGGTGCTCGACGACCGCAACCCCCCGCTGTACCGCTGGTTTCCCGACGCGCAGCTGAACACCTGCTACAACGCGCTCGACCGGCACGTCGATGCCGGGCACGGCAGCCAGGTCGCCCTGATCTACGACAGCCCGGTGACGGGCACCAAGGCGCGCTTCAGCTACCGCGAACTGCGCGACCGCGTGGCGCGCCTGGCCGGCGGGCTGGCCGGGCTCGGCGTGACGAAGGGTGACCGGGTGATCCTCTACATGCCCATGGTGCCCGAAGCGGTGATCGGCATGCTGGCCTGCGCAAGAATCGGCGCGATCCACTCCGTGGTATTCGGTGGCTTTGCCGCACGCGAACTGGCGACGCGCATCGACGATGCGAAACCGAAAGTCATCCTGTCGGCTTCATGCGGCATCGAGGTCAGCCGGGTCATCCCCTACAAGCCCTTGCTGGACGAAGCCATCGGGATCGCCGCTCACCAGCCGGACCGTTGCGTGATCCTGGCGCGTCCCGAGGCGCGCTCGGAACTCAAGAACGGGCGCGACCTCGACTGGGCGGAACTCGAAGCGGAAAGCACTCCCGCCGACTGCGTCCCGGTGGCCGCCACCGATCCGCTCTACATTCTCTACACCTCGGGCACGACCGGAATTCCGAAGGGCGTGGTGCGCGACAACGGCGGCCATGCAGTCGCCCTCGCCTGGAGCATGAGCAACGTCTACGGCGTCCAGCCGGGTGAAGTGTTCTGGGCCGCGTCCGATGTCGGCTGGGTCGTGGGCCACAGTTACATCGTGTACGCGCCGCTGCTGCATCGCTGCACCACGGTGCTCTACGAGGGCAAGCCCGTCGGCACCCCCGACGCAGGCGCCTTCTGGCGGGTGATCGAGGAACACGGCGTCAGCGTGATGTTCACCGCCCCGACGGCATTTCGCGCGATCAAGCGCGACGACTCCGAGGGCGAGTTCATCAAGCGCTACGATCTCGGCCGGCTGCGCGCCCTGTTCCTCGCCGGGGAACGCTGCGATCCGGACACGCTGCAGTGGGCCAGCGACAAGCTCGGCATCCCGGTCGTCGATCACTGGTGGCAGACCGAGACCGGCTGGCCGATCGCGGCGAACTGCCTCGGCATCGAGCAACTGCCGATCAAGCCGGGCTCCCCCACCCGTGCGGTGCCGGGCTACGACGTGCGTGTTCTCGGGGACGACGGCAAGGAGGTCGCGGACGGAGACATCGGCAGCATCATGATCCGCTTGCCGATGCCCCCGGGCACCCTGCCGACCCTGTGGGGCGACGATCGCCGCTACATCGAGTCCTATCTCAGCGCGTACCCGGGCTGGTACCTGACGGGCGACGCGGGTTATCGCGATGCAGACGGCTACCTGTGGATCATGAGTCGCATCGACGACATCATCAACACTGCCGGCCACCGGCTGTCCACGGGCGCGATGGAGGAAGCCCTCGCGGCACACCAGGACGTCGCCGAGGCGGCCGTCATCGGCGCCCAGGACACGCTCAAGGGGGAGCTGCCGGTCGGGCTCGTGGTGCTGAAATCGAACGTGTCGCGCTCCCACGACGAGATCAAGGCGGAACTGATTCGCATGGTGCGCGACCGGATCGGCCCGGTGGCCTCGTTCAAGAAAGTCGCGATCGTGGACCGGCTGCCGAAGACCCGCTCCGGGAAAGTGCTGCGCGCGACCATGCGCAAGATCGCCGACGGCAAGGACTACGCGGTGCCGGCCACCATCGACGATCCGCTGATCCTCGACGAAGTGACAGACGCGCTGAAGTCCATCGGCTACGGGAAGTAA
- a CDS encoding DUF502 domain-containing protein — protein sequence MKAPLEPRSMWKLVSRLFLTGLFTVLPIAITLAVLAWFAVTLEAVLGGIIQWLLPEGLYVTGLGFLAGLGLVLLVGAMMSTWLAQRLFGSFEAAFLRLPVLKVLYGAVKDVITMFSPHKERHFASVVAFNWPGTDARMIGFVTRENTADLPGNLGAEDIVAVYFPMSYQIGGYMLMLPREQLEEIDMPVHEALRFSLTAGVSRGGASAPGASPAPPFGANPDT from the coding sequence GTGAAGGCGCCGCTTGAACCTCGCTCGATGTGGAAGCTGGTCTCGCGCCTGTTCCTGACCGGCTTGTTCACGGTGCTGCCCATCGCCATCACGCTGGCGGTGCTCGCGTGGTTCGCTGTCACGCTGGAGGCGGTGCTCGGCGGCATCATCCAGTGGCTGCTGCCGGAGGGGCTGTACGTCACGGGGCTCGGCTTCCTGGCGGGGCTCGGGCTGGTGCTGCTCGTGGGCGCGATGATGAGCACCTGGCTGGCGCAACGCCTGTTCGGCAGCTTCGAGGCGGCGTTCCTGCGCCTGCCTGTCCTCAAGGTGCTGTACGGCGCCGTCAAGGACGTCATCACGATGTTCTCGCCGCACAAGGAGCGTCATTTCGCCTCGGTGGTCGCCTTCAACTGGCCCGGCACCGATGCGCGGATGATCGGCTTCGTCACGCGCGAGAACACCGCCGACCTGCCGGGGAACCTGGGTGCCGAGGACATCGTCGCGGTCTACTTCCCCATGAGCTACCAGATCGGCGGCTACATGCTGATGCTGCCCCGGGAGCAGCTGGAAGAAATCGACATGCCGGTCCACGAGGCCTTGCGATTCAGCCTCACGGCCGGCGTGTCCCGCGGCGGAGCGTCGGCCCCGGGGGCGTCGCCCGCGCCGCCGTTCGGCGCGAACCCCGACACGTGA
- a CDS encoding alpha/beta fold hydrolase — translation MPKFSRPAFLVCLLVLLPAALHAAPERVERGTLVLENIPEIPADVTERLEQYQNTRSAGLASWLHDGGVLVSTRFGETSQIHRVAAPLAMREQLTFFKEPVSGAAVSPDPSLNGFVYTRDTGGNEFFQLYWFDFVSGESRLLSDGTSRNTGANWSNKGDRFVYSSTRRDGRNYDIYLATLDGDYTTHKRIFTADGLWVAMDWSPDDTRLLLINYRSINDSEIHILDIESGDLTQVNRQDVPVGHAGAAFDRTGEGVYIAHDHNAEFKQLHHLRLDTGESTPVSAHIPWDVSAFTLPRSRDQLAYVVNAGGTSELYLVDVDTYAALPAPALPTGLIGGLAYSPDGDSLAMTLNTARSPSDVFVYGLEDRNLARWTRSEVGGLDTSEFPMPELVRVESFDGLPVPAWVYRPATEGPHPVLVDIHGGPESQSRPSFSSFNAYLVNELGTAVISPNVRGSSGYGKSYLKMDNGRLREDSVRDIGALLDWIATQPDLDESRVVVYGGSYGGYMVLASLVHFDERLQGGVSVVGISNFVTFLENTESYRRDLRRVEYGDERDPEMRAFLQDISPLNNAGRITSPLFVAQGYNDPRVPYTESEQIVAAVRENGLEAWYLLAMDEGHGFRKKTNRDYFQAATIMFLRELFGGASAE, via the coding sequence GTGCCGAAGTTTTCACGTCCCGCCTTCCTCGTCTGTCTCCTCGTCCTGCTGCCCGCCGCTCTGCATGCTGCGCCGGAACGCGTCGAGCGGGGCACGTTGGTGCTCGAGAACATTCCGGAGATTCCCGCGGATGTCACCGAACGCCTCGAGCAGTACCAGAACACCCGCTCGGCGGGGCTCGCCAGCTGGCTGCATGACGGCGGGGTCCTGGTCTCGACGCGATTCGGCGAAACAAGCCAGATCCATCGTGTCGCCGCGCCACTGGCGATGCGTGAACAGCTGACATTCTTCAAGGAGCCGGTGTCCGGCGCAGCCGTGTCGCCGGATCCGTCGCTGAACGGCTTCGTCTACACCCGGGACACCGGCGGCAACGAGTTCTTCCAGCTCTACTGGTTCGATTTCGTGAGCGGCGAGAGCCGCCTGCTGAGCGACGGCACGTCGCGAAACACGGGCGCAAACTGGTCGAACAAGGGAGATCGTTTCGTCTATTCGAGCACGCGGCGCGACGGACGTAACTACGACATCTACCTTGCGACACTCGACGGCGATTACACCACGCACAAGCGGATATTTACCGCCGACGGGTTATGGGTCGCCATGGACTGGTCGCCGGACGACACGCGCCTGTTGTTGATCAACTACCGTTCGATCAACGACAGCGAGATTCATATCCTCGATATCGAGAGCGGCGACCTCACCCAGGTCAATCGGCAGGATGTCCCGGTGGGGCATGCGGGCGCGGCCTTCGATCGCACGGGCGAGGGCGTCTATATCGCCCACGATCACAACGCCGAGTTCAAGCAGTTGCATCACCTGCGACTGGACACGGGCGAAAGCACGCCCGTCTCGGCGCACATCCCATGGGACGTGAGCGCCTTCACCCTGCCGCGCTCCAGGGACCAGCTGGCCTACGTGGTCAATGCCGGGGGCACGTCCGAGCTGTACCTCGTGGACGTGGATACCTACGCGGCCCTGCCGGCTCCGGCCCTCCCGACCGGGTTGATCGGTGGGCTGGCCTACAGCCCGGACGGGGATTCCCTGGCGATGACCCTGAACACCGCGCGTTCCCCCAGCGATGTGTTCGTCTACGGACTGGAGGACCGGAACCTGGCGCGCTGGACCCGCAGCGAGGTCGGCGGTTTGGACACATCCGAGTTCCCGATGCCGGAACTCGTGCGGGTGGAAAGCTTCGACGGGCTCCCGGTTCCTGCATGGGTCTACCGGCCGGCCACCGAGGGACCCCATCCCGTCCTGGTGGATATTCACGGTGGGCCCGAGTCCCAGTCGCGGCCCAGCTTCAGTTCGTTCAACGCGTACCTGGTGAACGAACTCGGGACCGCGGTGATCAGTCCGAACGTGCGCGGCTCGAGCGGTTACGGCAAGAGCTATCTCAAGATGGACAACGGCCGCCTGCGCGAGGACTCGGTGCGGGACATCGGCGCGCTGCTCGACTGGATCGCCACCCAGCCCGACCTGGATGAGAGCCGCGTGGTGGTCTACGGTGGATCGTATGGAGGCTACATGGTGCTGGCCTCGCTCGTGCATTTCGACGAGCGTCTGCAGGGCGGCGTCAGCGTCGTGGGGATCAGCAATTTCGTGACCTTCCTCGAGAACACGGAGTCCTATCGGCGCGACCTCAGACGGGTGGAGTACGGCGACGAGCGGGATCCGGAGATGCGCGCCTTCCTGCAGGACATCTCGCCGCTGAACAATGCCGGGCGCATCACGTCGCCCCTGTTCGTGGCCCAGGGATACAACGATCCGCGCGTCCCCTACACTGAATCGGAACAGATTGTTGCGGCAGTGAGGGAAAACGGGCTCGAGGCCTGGTATCTGCTCGCGATGGACGAGGGTCATGGCTTCAGGAAAAAGACCAACCGGGATTACTTCCAGGCCGCCACCATCATGTTCCTGCGGGAACTGTTCGGCGGCGCGTCGGCGGAGTGA
- a CDS encoding metallophosphoesterase, giving the protein MTAAWGGASAADTDAVLLRFAVLGDAEPKPEPRFPGVEAAVRDVNSIAARGRIDFVVGVGDLAHKGTIVQYENVTPVLKGLSRPFYPIMGNEEHNSTVARFIDYAGRWNAEISGPSYVRDHGPVVMVHASPDFSRDFDDDGIDWILAQVKRAAPKPVFLVVHAAQAGVYPENAEKGVHNPRFAEVVAQPNLAAVISGDLHMDMDRVVHSRQIGHVHYLHIPALERTKIPDETRHTPMFRVVSIMDGGEVQVDTYQTGSLEPLEHHAYSFGFDRSSID; this is encoded by the coding sequence ATGACAGCCGCTTGGGGCGGTGCCAGCGCGGCGGACACCGATGCGGTACTGCTGCGCTTCGCCGTGCTCGGTGATGCCGAGCCCAAGCCGGAGCCTCGCTTTCCCGGCGTCGAGGCTGCGGTGAGAGACGTCAACTCGATTGCAGCCCGTGGACGCATCGATTTCGTCGTCGGCGTGGGCGACCTGGCGCACAAGGGAACGATCGTCCAGTACGAGAATGTCACTCCGGTACTGAAAGGCCTGAGTCGTCCCTTCTACCCGATCATGGGCAACGAGGAACACAACTCGACGGTAGCGCGTTTCATTGATTACGCGGGTCGCTGGAACGCGGAGATATCGGGACCAAGCTATGTCCGGGACCATGGGCCGGTCGTCATGGTTCATGCTTCGCCCGATTTCAGCCGGGACTTCGACGATGACGGCATCGACTGGATCCTCGCACAGGTGAAGCGCGCCGCGCCGAAGCCGGTCTTCCTGGTCGTCCATGCCGCCCAGGCCGGGGTGTATCCAGAGAACGCGGAAAAAGGCGTCCACAACCCGCGTTTTGCCGAGGTCGTCGCCCAGCCCAATCTCGCCGCGGTCATCTCCGGCGACCTGCATATGGACATGGACCGGGTGGTTCATTCGCGGCAGATCGGCCACGTCCACTATCTCCATATTCCGGCCCTGGAACGCACCAAGATCCCCGACGAGACGCGGCACACGCCGATGTTTCGCGTCGTCTCGATCATGGACGGTGGCGAGGTCCAGGTAGATACCTACCAGACCGGCAGTTTGGAACCGCTTGAACACCACGCTTACAGCTTCGGTTTCGACCGCTCATCCATCGACTAG
- a CDS encoding type II CAAX endopeptidase family protein has product MKRLMMSDSGKQGDWFSVFTILVLAVLAWFIPSFVGQSLGIPYWVIAIVFCMAGLLITFTFREKDAKGRGRKAPSISRAVSALGFVLVPVSVLALTGLGFGLLIGDYQIELAPLTAQAVTSALWLAILVLIAEAIPEELIFRQALLGKLKRQLGLWQAIAIQALLFMVWAFVFVTLLQWTGFTNGWSIGWDRALQFLSFGFLLALAKELTGTIWASIGLHLGYQLASQLISRGTFPMIKIDPISQVEIANANIWLFVIAIPAVICGIAMFRRQRRRSFS; this is encoded by the coding sequence ATGAAGCGTCTGATGATGTCTGACAGCGGAAAGCAGGGGGACTGGTTTTCGGTCTTCACGATTCTTGTGCTGGCAGTGCTGGCCTGGTTCATCCCGAGCTTTGTCGGTCAATCCCTGGGCATCCCGTATTGGGTGATTGCAATCGTATTTTGCATGGCGGGGCTTTTGATTACCTTCACTTTCAGGGAAAAGGACGCAAAAGGTCGAGGGAGGAAGGCGCCTTCGATCTCGCGGGCTGTTAGTGCTCTGGGCTTCGTCCTTGTCCCGGTCAGCGTGTTGGCGCTGACCGGTCTTGGCTTCGGGTTATTGATCGGTGACTACCAGATCGAGTTGGCGCCTCTCACAGCACAGGCCGTCACCAGTGCATTGTGGTTGGCCATTCTTGTGCTGATTGCCGAAGCAATCCCCGAAGAGCTGATCTTCCGGCAGGCTCTGCTCGGCAAGCTGAAGAGGCAGCTTGGACTATGGCAGGCCATCGCCATCCAAGCGCTTCTCTTCATGGTCTGGGCCTTCGTCTTTGTTACGTTACTTCAGTGGACCGGGTTCACCAATGGCTGGTCGATCGGATGGGATCGTGCCTTGCAGTTCTTATCTTTCGGCTTTCTGCTTGCATTGGCGAAGGAGCTCACTGGCACTATCTGGGCATCCATCGGGTTGCACCTGGGTTACCAACTCGCGTCGCAACTGATCTCCCGTGGCACTTTCCCGATGATAAAAATCGATCCGATCTCGCAGGTGGAAATTGCCAATGCCAATATCTGGCTTTTCGTGATCGCCATTCCAGCGGTAATCTGCGGCATTGCTATGTTCAGAAGGCAACGGCGACGAAGTTTCTCCTGA
- a CDS encoding tetratricopeptide repeat protein yields the protein MRSLSVFFIVATFWLCAESHSSELASWIEFSDAYHADELDRALASRDRIEPDRVFIAALADYRLAGMHMMRGDEDNAARRLRQALSIIESESHRVTSDADLMALRGGIEGMLIGTGGFLKGMRLGPRSARAIQFALTLDPSSATAWYMEGVGLYWRPRIFGGSNSLALDALDRAIELFGQSADDPVAGWGLAEAHVWCGEILYKEGKYESAARAFSAALAVQPGYRRAEAGMNLILARTPDIAESL from the coding sequence ATGAGATCCCTCTCCGTCTTCTTTATCGTTGCAACATTCTGGCTCTGTGCTGAAAGCCACTCTTCCGAGCTAGCGAGCTGGATTGAATTTTCGGATGCGTATCACGCCGACGAGCTTGACAGAGCGCTGGCATCTCGAGATCGCATTGAGCCGGATCGGGTTTTCATCGCGGCACTGGCCGACTATCGGCTCGCCGGCATGCATATGATGCGTGGAGATGAAGATAACGCGGCGCGAAGATTGCGCCAGGCGCTTAGCATTATTGAATCGGAGTCGCACAGAGTCACTTCCGACGCCGATCTCATGGCTTTGCGCGGTGGTATAGAGGGCATGCTGATCGGCACCGGGGGGTTCCTCAAGGGCATGCGGCTTGGGCCTCGCTCTGCCCGTGCAATCCAGTTCGCCCTCACGCTGGATCCGAGCAGTGCGACTGCCTGGTATATGGAAGGCGTCGGTTTGTACTGGCGCCCACGGATCTTTGGTGGGAGCAATAGTCTTGCTTTAGACGCGCTGGATCGGGCTATTGAATTATTCGGCCAGTCGGCAGACGACCCGGTCGCAGGCTGGGGCCTCGCGGAGGCCCACGTATGGTGTGGAGAGATCTTATATAAGGAAGGCAAGTACGAGTCGGCTGCGCGGGCGTTTTCTGCGGCACTCGCCGTGCAGCCTGGCTACCGCCGCGCTGAGGCCGGAATGAATTTAATTTTAGCCAGGACGCCGGATATCGCTGAATCATTATGA
- the blaOXA gene encoding class D beta-lactamase produces MLLRLLSLLVFATPSLAIGAGQQRPDWEKFFDNEDATGTIVVADRRGSTQGEGAGGELLVYAPERAAVRFSPASTFKIVHTLFALDAGVVRDEFQVFAWDGIERSFAQHNRDQDLRSAMRSSAIWVYQEFANAIGVQGAREYLERIAYGNADPTVQDGSYWVDGNLAISAYEQIAMLERLYRNALPFSVEHQRLVKDIMIVEAGRHWILRAKTGWEGSMGWWVGWIEWPTGPVFFALNIDTPDRLSDLAKREKIGRAVLRSVDALP; encoded by the coding sequence ATGCTCCTTCGGTTGTTGTCGCTATTGGTATTCGCTACGCCATCGCTCGCGATCGGTGCTGGACAGCAGCGCCCTGATTGGGAAAAGTTCTTCGACAATGAAGACGCTACGGGAACTATTGTCGTAGCGGATCGCCGTGGTTCCACTCAGGGCGAGGGAGCTGGAGGTGAGCTTCTTGTATATGCCCCCGAGCGCGCGGCCGTGAGGTTCTCACCCGCCTCAACTTTCAAGATAGTGCACACCTTGTTCGCTCTTGATGCGGGAGTTGTCAGAGATGAATTTCAAGTTTTTGCGTGGGATGGGATTGAACGGAGTTTTGCACAGCATAATCGCGACCAGGACCTGCGCTCGGCGATGCGCAGCTCTGCGATTTGGGTTTACCAGGAATTCGCGAACGCAATCGGCGTTCAAGGAGCTCGGGAATACCTGGAGCGGATAGCGTATGGAAATGCGGATCCGACGGTCCAAGATGGGAGCTATTGGGTGGATGGCAACCTTGCCATATCAGCCTACGAGCAGATCGCGATGTTGGAGCGTCTTTACCGGAACGCACTTCCATTCTCTGTGGAGCATCAACGTTTAGTGAAAGACATCATGATCGTTGAGGCCGGACGTCACTGGATTCTCCGTGCGAAGACTGGCTGGGAGGGGTCAATGGGCTGGTGGGTTGGATGGATCGAATGGCCAACAGGGCCGGTGTTTTTTGCGCTCAATATCGATACGCCTGATCGCCTGAGTGACCTTGCCAAAAGAGAAAAGATTGGGCGGGCAGTCCTCAGGTCCGTGGATGCATTACCTTAG
- a CDS encoding AraC family transcriptional regulator — MKGNSPTDSSRAAYQFRVHRVLGYIDDNLAEPLELEGLAKVAAFSPFHFHRLFRALVGESLGAYIRRRRLEVAATRLITQPACSVTDIALGVGFQSVEAFSRAFKKRFISSPRYWRIENAHEGSELSKSSPAWSNPSHEEGLGGRHHGVVFPQMSESAMKVRIHTLRPASVAYLRYTGPYGRNVGKFWEEVVSPWLQENHISTRPLFGVSHDDQNITLENLCRYDACVEVPKELLLTRRPFRTILPGGRYAVLDFLGTPDEIGDAWTALLREWLPSSGLQLDHRPCFEHYPDGLKPGDAEGRFGCRICVPVVQL; from the coding sequence ATGAAGGGAAACAGTCCTACTGACTCCAGTCGCGCCGCATACCAGTTCCGCGTGCATCGGGTTCTTGGATACATTGACGACAACCTTGCGGAACCGCTCGAACTCGAAGGCCTCGCCAAGGTTGCTGCATTCTCCCCCTTCCATTTTCACAGGTTGTTCCGGGCCTTGGTCGGTGAGAGCCTTGGCGCCTATATCCGACGCAGACGGCTCGAGGTGGCTGCCACGCGGCTGATTACGCAACCAGCCTGTTCCGTGACCGACATTGCACTGGGTGTGGGTTTCCAGTCCGTGGAGGCTTTTTCGCGCGCATTCAAAAAACGTTTCATCAGCTCCCCTCGCTATTGGCGAATCGAGAACGCTCACGAAGGATCTGAACTCAGCAAATCCAGTCCAGCGTGGAGCAACCCCAGTCATGAGGAGGGCTTAGGTGGGCGCCATCATGGGGTCGTGTTCCCCCAAATGTCGGAGTCCGCCATGAAAGTCCGCATTCACACACTGCGCCCTGCCTCGGTCGCCTACCTTCGCTATACCGGTCCGTATGGCCGAAACGTCGGCAAGTTCTGGGAGGAGGTCGTTTCGCCGTGGCTTCAAGAAAACCATATCTCTACGCGGCCGCTGTTCGGCGTGAGCCATGACGATCAGAACATCACGCTTGAAAATCTGTGCCGCTACGATGCCTGCGTCGAAGTACCTAAAGAACTATTACTGACCCGGCGTCCGTTTCGCACGATTCTGCCCGGAGGGCGCTACGCGGTACTCGATTTTCTTGGCACGCCGGACGAGATTGGTGATGCATGGACGGCGCTGCTCCGGGAATGGTTGCCATCCAGCGGCCTTCAGCTCGACCACCGTCCCTGCTTTGAACATTACCCGGACGGGTTGAAGCCCGGTGATGCCGAGGGGCGGTTTGGCTGCCGCATCTGCGTCCCCGTCGTGCAGTTATAG
- a CDS encoding DUF1203 domain-containing protein — MDYKIEGLDPRRFEYLWGRDDAGLAAHRARRLRVDSEPGFPDRISLRDAPLNASIILVNYEHMAVHSPYRSSHAIFVLEGCVERFSRVGEIPPCLLGRSLSVRAFDHEAMMVTAELVEGPSLDSCLKDIFRSKHVSHVDIHFAAAGCFFARATGVR, encoded by the coding sequence ATGGATTACAAGATAGAAGGGCTGGATCCTCGCAGGTTCGAGTATCTCTGGGGCCGGGATGATGCGGGGCTGGCAGCTCATCGTGCAAGGCGTCTGCGCGTCGACTCCGAACCGGGCTTCCCAGACCGGATCTCACTGCGAGATGCGCCGCTGAACGCCAGCATCATACTTGTCAATTACGAACACATGGCGGTGCATTCTCCATACCGGTCATCGCATGCGATCTTCGTTCTTGAGGGCTGCGTGGAACGTTTTTCCCGTGTCGGAGAAATACCCCCGTGTTTACTTGGCCGGTCGTTATCGGTGCGCGCGTTCGACCACGAGGCAATGATGGTGACCGCGGAACTGGTCGAAGGACCGAGCCTGGATTCGTGCCTGAAAGATATATTTCGCAGCAAACACGTCAGTCATGTGGATATCCATTTCGCGGCGGCCGGGTGTTTTTTTGCTCGCGCCACGGGTGTGCGCTGA
- a CDS encoding antibiotic biosynthesis monooxygenase codes for MFALAGGAVALMGVGVFSTRRPDEMFGLLGKIIALHGKREALARVLIDGVGGMPGCLSYIVAYDLQDEDALWVTEVWENKESHEASLSVPSVQDAISEGRSLIWTFGERFETTPVGGTVSARLRKAIRKDGPGETAVPMFTPR; via the coding sequence ATGTTCGCGCTCGCGGGTGGTGCGGTGGCCCTGATGGGAGTCGGAGTGTTTTCGACCAGGAGACCAGATGAAATGTTCGGATTATTGGGAAAAATTATCGCTTTACACGGCAAGCGAGAAGCCCTGGCCAGGGTGCTGATTGATGGGGTTGGCGGTATGCCTGGCTGCCTCAGCTACATCGTGGCGTATGACCTGCAGGACGAAGATGCGCTATGGGTCACGGAGGTCTGGGAGAATAAGGAAAGCCACGAGGCATCGCTCTCTGTCCCTTCGGTTCAGGATGCGATCTCGGAAGGCCGGTCACTTATTTGGACATTCGGTGAGCGGTTCGAGACAACACCGGTTGGTGGCACGGTCTCCGCGAGGCTCCGAAAGGCGATCAGGAAAGATGGACCGGGGGAAACAGCGGTCCCGATGTTTACACCCAGGTAG